From a single Botrytis cinerea B05.10 chromosome 16, complete sequence genomic region:
- the Bcura1 gene encoding Bcura1: protein MASQQPTNALGISPPLINSANPWATSKSDLLVLYSCPHTGAVTVRTSLLNPFPHNSELHQYTFFDPKSNSTSATIFEGRSKVIPGETNSLNTLGYSPTSLDSYLEILLELAQDENLQQLTSKPWIVSVTGSAEEVGECYEHILRQHGKANLNLMMEINLSCPNIVGKPPPAYDGEAMASYIKVIKRMKTGTTNRIHVGIKTPPYTYSEQFKNLVSALEFGALPSGENAISFITTTNTLGSCLIVDDLGNPALGSSNGEGIGGMAGDALHPIALGNVKTIRRMLDTSPLEHMRNIEIIGVGGVKDSAGFSRMRKVGASIVGVGTALGREGVDIFEQILSGLAE from the exons ATGGCCAGCCAACAACCTACAAATGCCTTGGGAATTTCTCCTCCACTAATAAACTCAGCCAATCCT TGGGCAACAAGTAAATCCGACCTCCTCGTCCTCTACAGCTGCCCTCATACCGGTGCAGTTACTGTCAGAACTTCGCTTTTAAATCCGTTTCCACACAACTCGGAATTACACCAATATACATTCTTTGATCCTAAATCCAATTCCACCAGCGCCACAATTTTCGAGGGCCGAAGTAAGGTCATTCCAGGCGAGACAAATAGCCTAAACACACTCGGTTATTCTCCTACATCCTTAGACTCATACTTGGAAATTCTGCTTGAGCTCGCGCAAGATGAGAACCTTCAACAACTTACTTCTAAACCATGGATAGTTTCCGTTACCGGCTCGGCTGAAGAGGTTGGTGAATGCTATGAGCATATTTTGCGGCAACATGGAAAAGCCAATTTGAATCTTATGATGGAAATCAACCTTTCATGCCCTAACATTGTGGGAAAGCCCCCTCCTGCATATGATGGAGAAGCAATGGCTTCGTACATAAAAGTcataaaaagaatgaaaacaGGGACAACCAACAGAATTCATGTGGGCATCAAGACTCCGCCGTACACGTATTCCGAGCAATTTAAGAACTTGGTTTCAGCGCTGGAATTCGGAGCCTTACCTTCTGGTGAAAATGCCATATCGTTTATCACCACAACCAATACTCTCGGTTCATGTTTGATCGTAGATGACCTGGGTAATCCTGCGCTAGGTTCTTCAAACGGTGAAGGTATTGGCGGAATGGCTGGCGATGCATTACATCCCATTGCATTAGGAAATGTCAAAACAATCCGGAGAATGCTAGATACATCACCCTTGGAACACATGAGGAATATAGAGATTATTGGCGTTGGAGGTGTGAAAGACAGCGCGGGATTCAGCAGGATGCGTAAAGTCGGAGCGTCAATAGTGGGGGTGGGGACGGCattgggaagagaaggagtAGATATCTTTGAGCAGATTCTTTCTGGGTTGGCAGAATAA